The sequence GTTAGGATTTGATTCATAGCTTATTAGTTTTTGTGGTTGACTAATGCTATGTTATAATGCTTTACCTAATTTCCTACCTCACAATATGCAAGTAGAGACATACAATATTGTTTATCCTATATCCATGTTGATAGGAGGGAACCCTAGTCATTTACACAGCTATTTGTAGGATCCATTTTAAAATAGTAACCATCACTATCCCTAAAGTGCAACCCCTCAAGGCCAAATGTTGGTAACCTAAGATGTCTAGGTAACTACGAGACAAGTTCACCCGACATTTCCCCTTAAGCTTAACAAACACTAAATACTGCTTTGTTTGAGCATGGAAAAATGGATTATTACAAATTTATTTGGCACTACTACAAATTTGTTTGGCACTCGAGCTATTACGTTGGTGAAGAGAATTACTTCTATAAATTCAAATTTCACACTACAATATTTGAATCCAAGGCATTTTCCCTCCTGCTGTAATAAAACCTTTTTTATTTTGCCTTCGTGGAAGAAAGTGCAATATCTGAATGCTATGTGTCCATGCGACAGTTCTGAAACCAAGGTTATAGATGAAGCCTATTGTATACCACCAGTTGTATTGGTCTCTAAATGTCATCCAATCTTATCAGTGATCTGAGCCTGCATTGATCTTCGTGGCCAACAAGACCCTTATTATTTTTTGACTGGCCCAATAGGGAACTGGCGCTCTGCTTACAatctaaaaaagcaaaaaaaacaggtTGTCTGACTCTGGCCTTATTCAGGACCTTTGTTGTTTATCTGTTAACTGCAGAAATGGCTACTTGCGAAGACATCCAGGGAACTCTTTAACAGGGATGCTTTGGTTTTTATTAATTGATCACAAATAAAGGGCTAAGTGAAGAAGTCGATATTACCTGCAGCATTCGGATACAAAATTTGAAATTTACAAATCTTATTTGAAAATACTACCAGTATAGTATAGGAATGATGCTTGGCTTGACTGTTGTCTTATTCTTATAATATTCTGTTACAGGGTTCTGCCCCTTAAGTTTTTGACTGTTTCAAACTGAGTAGCAGTCCCAAGTCTATTCCTGTACTGAATGACTATCTAGTCCCTAGAATGCACCAAACATCTATTATAATGTATTTGTTGCATTCTAGAATTTATTTAGAATTTATTTATAATGTATTTATAAGGATAATGATGTTGTGTTGCATTCTAGAATTTATTTATAAAGAATAATGATATCTCAGTGCATTCTAGAGGCTGGATGGTTGTTTCCTCCCTCCTCCCTCGCTGCACCCAAGCGGAGCCTCCTACCCATTTTTAATCTGAGGTTAAATCCACGTCCGTAAGCCAGAAATGAAATGAACACTAAATTTTAAGAAGTCAAAAAAGAAAAGCAAAACTAAAATCTAACGACAAAATATAGTTGCAAGAATTTTCtgtatttatgatttttttgtagggCTTTATGCAAGCTGTACTGAATCTACGTAAAAAAATTGAACCCCTGTACCCGAATCCTGAACCTCAAAACCCAACTGTTAAATCGATTGCTTACCAAATACAGAGACAAATTTAGAGCATATTTAATGCTTCTTAAAATCATTGTAATTGTCATATCCTTTAGATTATCAGTTGACATACGTGTTTTTTCCTGTGCAGGTAAATTGGCTGTGCACAACTTCACACAGTTCGGAAAATCTCATTGTCTGTGACACTTCCCGAGTTATTAAGGCATACAGTATTCTATGATGTGGCCCCTGTTTGATTGATTTTGCCTTCTAGGATAACGGAAGGTTTGGCTGTCGTGAAAAATTGTCCGTTGGTATCCATAAGAACACCTTATGCATTATAGGCATTTGCATATAAATAACATCCTATTAAAGCGTGAATTTGTTATAAACCAAAATTTCACATGTAATGGACATGGAGGTGTCTTCTTCAATTCTATATATACTAGCATATGGATAAAATATCATTCTTATAGAAATACAATTTAAGTAAATTAAAATTAGTATactatctttagagaaatataggtaaagtacgctgaaagatatcatatttatttattattccacttaaaaaataattatattattatattataattaatattaatttattattatattatgatattgtaatcaatattatattattattaagatattattatattttaatatttctattaaattCTTCACCAaacaaaaaaatctattaagactaattattttaatattattttgttatattatcatatctttatattattatttaatattattttgacGAAGCTAACTATTAGTATGATGAAgataaatagaattgattaatagttaaactctCAGTgataggagaaaataaataaaatatttttttttgctttttgatgtatttattttaatttaggttatttaaattatttttatttaagtaatagtaaaactaattgtaattatgacGGGTGTCAATtttactcatagggagttttaaaCTTCGCATATCTATCAATCTATTATGTGAGTATTAATGCGCCTTTCAGAGTAAAGaaagtttttaaaataataaaaatatttaataaattttcaaCTTTAAAATCTTTTTAATAACAAACCTAAGATTtataagaaaatttttaaaatagtagtttttaattataaaataaaatcataaaaatattttatttcatgaaaatgcaattgttttttttaaaatctacATAACTAAAATTTAACATATATGTAAGTTATATTTGTTTTTTTCCGTTTAAATCAATTATTTTGCATAAATCTTTTGTTGCTTAAGGAATACAAATATGGGATAATTATCTCCAAACTCAAAGCATCAACACTGTTTTTCTCTAGGCAACCACTTCATTTAAGAGGTATTTGTCATAATATTTCTACGAGTGAATTTAATAGAGATGATGAATGATTGGGGGCAAATAAATGGCTAATATTTAGGTGATCACCAATTGTAACCATTTTTCCAAGAGCAATTTATCATATGTTGTGAAGCTCTTCATGTCTTATGTTTATGAATGCGTGATCAACCAGATGGTCACTTAATGACTATTACAAACGTATTTTGTTAAAGGTTTGTGTTATTTGGTTTCAAGCTTTGAAACTTATGTCGTTTCTCTTTGCTTACTATAGGATAATGTCTTATTTTGGcccttcaaatttattttttcgTTTTAGTTACTATAGTTGTAAGTGTTGCAAGAGCTCTATAAGTGCTTGAAGTAAATGCATGCAATTTAAAAAGTAAGGAGTTCGCCCATACATTGAACACACTATTGAGAGGAAATAAGGGAAACAACTTACTACAAATATGTAATTTGTTTCTTGTGGAATATTTGGTGTCACCTATGCTTGCCATTATTAACATACAATTAGACATGGAAATTTTAATGGATGTTTAATTATTTTGATAGAAATGAAAACTTAATGTTTTTACTAAGGGTAAAGTAGGATTTGAGGGGACTCGAAATCTCATACAAAAGGTTTTGAAGGAACCCAAAACCTCAAATTTTGCGTGAATCCAAAGTCCACTTATAGAACTTTGCAACTAGATACAACATAGGAAACTAGTAACCAACCTACATACAACAAATGCTAAACATTAAAGAACCAATTGTAAAATTGAAGGATGAAGCTAGCAAAATAGACTACTTGAATAATCATGTTCAAAGAGTTTTTTTAGGCTCTTTTAACCTTAACAATGGTTTTTAACAAGGTTCTCAAAACCATCAATCTTCAATAAcataaatatattacataataaaCTTATTGAAATAGTGGGTTTTTAAAAGGCTCCTAAAACCTCCATTTGATGCAAAAACAATAACCCATCAAAAACCAAAACATTGAACTTCACCATggtctccacctctataggagaaagaCAAAGTAAAagattcaaggcatcaacatcaccAATGCAACCAACAAAAAACGTAGCAACAAAAGCATTCCAACTGTAGCTTCCAACCTTTCCCCTTATGCtattctccacctctataggagatgcctccaactccataggatccatgAAAAAGGAAGAAAGAACTAGAGAGGACCAAGCCCTAGCCACACCCATAAGAGggttctccacctcaataggagtatCATTTAGGAATAGTAGAAAAAAAATATCACGAGCTCGCAGAAGAAGTCTGGTAACCAAAAACCACAGAGGTACATTTAAATGCATAAGGATGGACATCTCCTCAAAACCAAAAATAACCCTTTACCAAAAAGGGAGAGCCCCAACAAATTAGGGGTTGGGAAATTGTGAGCAAATAAGGGCAAGAGTATATGTAATCTAGAGTAGTATTGGAATATGTGAACTTCCcaaatttagcatgtcatatttgTGAGCATCATTAAAGATATAATGATTGTTTAAGTGGTTTGTTAAAGTTTATGAAAGATAAGCTCTTGCGAATTACTACTCAAAGCTATGTAATTGAATCTTGAAAATCATTACATAACTTATTATACAATGGAAATCCACATGTATAATGTATTAAGGCATGCAACTATATAATGAAAGGTTTACAAGGCAAGGCACTtgttaaaggtgttgcatatgAAGTAGCAAGCTAAGTGGACTTGATTATAGAGAGATTGGAATGTTAAGTGTATTTGAGCCAAAATATTATTCATATTTGAAAGGAAGTATGAGTGTCTCACCTTTTTGAACGTCCTATAGTGATAGGGGTTAAGTAGATTATTATGCTCGCTAGAGAAGGGTGGTTGTTGTGAACCACTTATGAAAAATAAGTCAATGTAAAATAACTTGAAACTGCGAAATTGAGTTTCAAAAGAATATCACATAAATTGTAATTTTTTAAAGTATGAAAAGGCCCATTTAATATGAAATGCTTCAAGGAGATGCTTTGCTAAATTTTTATGTACCCAAGTGATAAATgccaaaggaatgtcttcaatctATCAAATTTCCCAACCTATATTCTTTATCAATTAAtgttttctttaatttattttattaaatttttattctATGCTTTTTAAATTGCCTTTAATTCTTTGACAAGTCGTTTAGGCATGGAACATGCTTATATTTCATGGATTTTTAATTGAAGCCATTATTGGAGTTTGATCAATGTCACACTTAACCAAGGGATTGGGGCAATGATAACACTCTTAACTTTGAAATCTTTGTCATGTGACCTATTTTGATTGATCTCTATATATCTATAGATTCATTTAATGCACATCTTCCCATATAGATCTATTGTTTTATTTTAAGGGAGTCAACACAAGCCTCAATATGGcttgtgttggtgttggaaataagccacacccagaccgacgatgggctggtccaagaggggccagtagctcagtggtagagcactgcagtagtgtatggaaggtcctaggttctagtcctagctggtccatgtttcaacatggtatcagagctaggtccaggctaggagccccaagcacacgagaggtgtggcttaagggggggtgttggtgttggaaataagccacacccagatcgacgatggattggtccaagaggggccagtagctcaatggtagagcactccaacaacgtatggaaggtcctaggttcaagtcctagctggtccatgtctcaacaagttGAACTTTAACAACAATACAATAACTAATTTCATCATTCGTCAATATCCTTGACAAGTGGTATTTCTTCCCATCTATAGATCTATAGGTTGTTGTTCAATTTGTAGGAAGTCAATCCAATCCATCTACGTGGCTTCAACTCTAACAAGTGTTCAATAACTAATTTCATCATTGTCAAATAACCTTGATCACATGTACATTGTATTTACTTACCTTTTTTTATTTAAGGTTAAGCTTTGTTATTTGCTAACTAGTCATTCATAAGTTAGCCTTAGGTTGTGAGAAACATGTCAAAATTTCACTTATATCTATAAAAATGTTTATCTCAAATCAATTCATTAATACATATAAAGGCCATTTCTTATGCGTGGAGTCTATCAATTTATATCATTTGAGTTTTGGCCCACATCAAAGTCTTATTAACAATTTATCCTCACCCATGCCTTGAACTCATTAACACTAGTACATCTATACATAGATGATATATATGGCTCTTTGGTCTCCTACAAACTCCATGATGATACCACATAGTACTCGACTTTATGAGCTTACTAATAGGATTTCCAATGTCATTTAGACATATATATTTGTTTCTCTTTGACATTTTGAAATGTTGACATATAATTGAACTAGTTTTTGAATATCACcaaatgaatttaaaatattatGTGAGCTCATATACAATAAGGTtatgttttttttattataaaagcaacaaaacaagggtgctaaCCATATACAAAGATAGGCCCAATGGGCCACTTACAACTGGTAAGAAATAAACCACTAACAACAAAGGCCCAAACTGACCACTTAGATCACTCTAGCAGAATAGCTAGTAACACGTCATGGTGGGGAGAAATTTCACCCACAACTCGAGGAAGAGTTTGGGAGGAAGAACAACATCTTCTCCCTTGATGAACAACAGTTTAGGCAATATTTTCATTTGGAACACCATCACAAgggtgttggaaacttgagttgtgcttatttgccattgatgtcaatttgtcttgtgttgtcattggtgtagtggaagtttcaatatgcaagaaagagtatttatgtgtTTTGGTATTGTTGAGTTGTCTTGGagccttgtggagatgttgaaGTGTTTCTAAAAGGATGAtgatgtagtggaagtttcaatatgcaggaaacaaTAGTTATACAAGGAGGAGTTTTTAATGTCTCAGTGGAAGAATGCCTTACATTCCTCCAGTATGTGAAGATTGTGTTGTGGCTTTGGATACAATGTTTGTGTTCTGTGTATATTGCACTATCAGGTTTGCAGGTCATGTGTTGCTTATATGGTAGAATTGGTTGTTGTTTCTGACAAAGAGGTTGTCTAAGAGAAAAGGTTCAAAGAATTCCTAGTAGCTTctagatatgtggattcaagtgttgtggtTCGAAGGACATGTTTAtgtggtttgtgtagtgttctagtTTAGTTTTCAGGTGATTATTTGATTGGCAAATGGAATTATGATGTTTGGAGTTTTGTGTTGTCAACTGGTTTGGTTTTCCGTTGATTATGGTTGTGTATCCTACTTGGGTCATATTCCTTTGTTCTAGTTTTGTCTTGGAGAATGAGTTTGGTTAGTGTTTTGAGTCTCATCGTAGCATGGGTAGATCTGTGTTGTGTAATTTGCATTTGAGATTTGTTTTTGGGTCGACTGCTTAACCCgctttaatgtttatctacacACTTCATTTGATGTGGACCTCGAAGGATGTTTtagtgtgtggttcattggaatcatttggaaaagcTTTGTTGTGACGtatttgggtcctctctatctcttggagtggaccagaATGGACATTTTAGGTCTGGGTGGCCTAATTTATGGAATAATGTATATTCTATTGTGATCAACCTAGCCAAGGGTTTTATtgattaatcttgtatataaaaAATTACCGATGTATGAGTAAAGGTAATGAGAGGTGGATGAATGGACAAGCAACAAATTTTGATGATTTGCAAGCGAATTTGATGTTAGAGTTGTGCGAAAATtagttgtgaagagctttgatggtGATATCTTCTGTATGACAATATTTGAAGACAATGTCAGCAGTCAGACGTGTTTGCCATGATTTTGATCGCTTGTCACAGTGGGTCAAGGACAATTTCATAATCAAGTGATCATGTTCTTTTCAATTCAACTATGCATTTCTTTGTTGGATGATAGTGAGTCTCTTGACAacttttttgtatcttgccctgataTAGTGTGTTTCAATtctgcaagtcatttgtatctttttCTAATGTTGTGCACCTTAGTTCTGAAATTCCTCTTAGGACTAGTGTGTTCCAGAgacaacattgtaataaattatattcattttgtgagtctgattctcaccgtggtttttccctgcttgggttttccatgtaaatctggtgttcatgtgtatgTTGTGCTTTGTGTTTTCATGATTTATAACTATTGTGATTATATGGTTATGGTTCAAAGTTTGAAGATGAGAAATTAAGTACTTTCGAGGTTCAAATTGATTTATCCCCCCTCTTAGtcctgtggtgtgttcaacaattggtattcgaGTGAGGTTCCTCTTgtgaagcttaatcgcttgagaaagatttgagatgacaaattttgatggcacaaattataaTTATTGGAGAGAAAAGATGGAATATCATTTACCAATTATGTCAGCTAAACTATGGGAAAGCATTAAGAAGGGCTATATCGATCCACAGTACAGTCCTACTACTTcgaatgaaatcaaagcatatgagaGTAATGCAAAGGCTATAGTTGCAATTGTCTCATGTTTGAATGATGCAAATTTTAGTAAAGTTACATGCACGAAGTCAGCTAAAGAAACTTGGGAGATGTTAAAGAGTGTATTTGAAGGtgattaaaagaaaaagaaaggtaagactacaaatctaaagcacaagtttgagaatgtaataatgtttgatgataaaaacatTGAAGGCTATATTCATCTAGTGAATGAAATTTTAAATGCTCTTAGAGGTGTTGGTGGAACGCTtgaagaaagtgaagttgtaaaGAAGATAATGGCAAAATTGCCCAAAAGCTATAAGCCTAAGAAGTATGCTATTGAGGAAAGTCATGACATGAATAAGCACACTGTGAATCAGCTCCTTGGTTCACTCTCTATCTTTGATATTGTTGAATTGGATGATATCAAAAAGGAAAGGAAGGAAGCTCAACATTCAAGGTTACAGAGAAGCATGAAggacaagaagaaaatgaagacatggatGAGATCTAAGCAAACTTTGTGAAAATATTGAAGAGGGGAACTagcaagtacaaaggtaagttacccctaaaaaaatttaattgtggaagaattggtcattatgcttctagatgcatGTATAAACAAGATTGTGGTGGAAGACCTAATGATGATGACAAAGGAAAGGAGAACTACAAAGGAAATAATAGAGATATAAGAAGAGATGACAGAGAGAAGCAAAAGAAGAATTTTTGTTCAACAAAGGTGTACTCATTTGAAGAGGATGgcaatgactcaaatgaagaatctttgtttttTTCTATACAAGAAAAGAATGATGGCTGGTTCAAAAGATTAGAAGATGTGAAGAACAATGAGAAACCAGTAAGTGTGAAGACTACACTACATGCAAAAGTGGAACCAAAAGTGTGGATCATTGACTCTggatgttcaaaccatatgactggtgatagaaaTAAGTTTATTAACcttgagaaatatgatggtggattagttaaGTTTGGAGAAGAAGAATATACACCTATTTGTGGAAAAGGAAGCATCTCTATTGacggtaagcataaaattgataaattttattatattaaaggTAGATAAATAACCTATTGAATGTGAGGcaaatgtgtagaaaaggttataaGGTCATATTTCATGGAGTTGGATGTGAAATCAAAAAAAGAAGTTCTGAAAGATTGGTTGCAAAAGGAACAAGGACTAATGAGAATGTTAACTATGTGTGAAGGACAATAGTGAAGGCAATTTCTTAGTGGCACAAGTTTGTAATCAAATTGAGGATGTACCCGTGACTAAGGCTATTCCTACTATTGTAATTGAGTTGAATGCTTTAGAAGATAAAAGTTGGGCAATTATAGTTGAACAAGAAACAAATCTAATAGAGGAAAGTCAAACATTGGAACCAATACCTAATTCGTTAGACAAGAATGTGGCAAAAGACAAAAGGAGGTTTATGAAAAAGCTAAATAAAGCTGGTAGAGAGAAAGACAAGGATAAAGTAAATAACTCTAATTAAAATAGTGTCCCTCAAGTCTGGAACAAGAAGGTTTTTAGGAGGTCTCCTACTCTTCCTTTTCAAATTAGGTACTCATCAACTTTCAATGGtaatttttttcatgtaataagtttggacatagagctagtgaatgaaAAAGTCAAACCAAATCTTAATTGTTTAATAATCAATGCTACAATTGTAACTGAAGATGGAGGAAATGGGTGCTTGAATCAAGTATTCAAACTTGTTCCAACATCATACAATGGAGACATTTCATagaaacacacatgcaaacataataacaatgaaaatacacACATGCATTTGAATAAAAACCTTAGTTCATTTCCCTCCTATCTACCAAGATCTTGTGTTTTAATGACAGTGCTCTCAGAAACACAATTGCACAAGAGGCTATGGAGAATAGAGATATATGATGCAAAGAAACGTGAAAATGAAAGATGCAATAGAAAGAATGATAAGAGATTAAATTATTAAAGATGCAAGAGGATTAGAAATGAGAGGGAAAGATGCATTTATAGAAGTCCTTGGGGTGGATCTTggttgtgggatgaatgtgggataaaatattGGTTTGGAGGTTTTAGTGTGTATCCCATATTCATTAGATGAGTATATTTAATAGAGGTGAAATATGATAAATAGGGGATGCATTGGATGTATAGGAGATTTGGAAAT is a genomic window of Cryptomeria japonica chromosome 7, Sugi_1.0, whole genome shotgun sequence containing:
- the LOC131057584 gene encoding uncharacterized protein LOC131057584, with product MEYHLPIMSAKLWESIKKGYIDPQYSPTTSNEIKAYESNAKAIVAIVSCLNDANFSKVTCTKSAKETWEMLKSVFEGYIHLVNEILNALRGVGGTLEESEVVKKIMAKLPKSYKPKKYAIEESHDMNKHTVNQLLGSLSIFDIVELDDIKKERKEAQHSRCMYKQDCGGRPNDDDKGKENYKGNNRDIRRDDREKQKKNFCSTKVYSFEEDGNDSNEESLFFSIQEKNDGWFKRLEDVKNNEKPVSVKTTLHAKVEPKVWIIDSGCSNHMTGDRNKFINLEKYDGGLVKFGEEEYTPICGKGSISIDGNFLVAQVCNQIEDVPVTKAIPTIVIELNALEDKSWAIIVEQETNLIEESQTLEPIPNSLDKNVAKDKRRFMKKLNKAGREKDKDKVNNSN